The Stieleria maiorica genome includes the window CGTCATGGCGCGACTGACGCACGAGCCCGGTGTGGTCGACCTGGACGTCAGCGCCGAAGACGACCAAATCCGATTCGTGTTCGAAACCGATAAACCCAAGGCGGCTCTGTCGGGCATTTCCACGCAAACGATCGCCGACACGGTCGCGACGGTGCTGAGCGGGAACCGGGCGACGGTCTTGCATCTGCCCGATGAAGTGGAACCGTTGTGGATCGAGCTGAAGCTTCCCCCCGAGAGTCGTTCGGCGCTGGATGATTTGGAAGAGATTTATGTTCAGGGAGAGCAAGGGCAAATCGTCCAACTCGGTTCCCTGGGCCGGTTCCGCGAAACGTTGGAAGACCAATCGATCTATCACAAGAACCTGCGGCGGGTCGTGTACGTCTACGCCGAGGTCGCCGGGCGTCCGCCGGCCGACGCGATCATGGACGTCCAGTGGGATCGACAGCCCGCGGGGACCGGAATGTCCGCCGCGGAGCATGCCGCGGTGACGCCGCGCCCGCTGGAGAGTCGATCGTGGTTGTCGCTCGGCGGCGGCGTCCCTTGGTCGGTGCCCGATGGCTACCAGGTCCAATGGGCCGGCGAAGGCGAGTGGGACATCACGCTGGACGTGTTTCGCGATCTGGGGTTGGCCTTCGGTGCGGCGCTGGTCGGGATCTTTGTCGTGTTGATGTTTCAAACCGGTTCGCGAACCTTGCCGTTGTTGATCATGTCGGCGATTCCGTTGTCCATGATCGGCATCATGCCAGGTTTTTGGGGGCTGAATCTGATCATGAATCAACCCATCGGCGGCCACCCCAATCCGGTCTTCGTCACGGCAACGGCGATGATCGGCATGATCGCCTTGGCCGGGATCGTGGTCCGCAACTCGGTCGTCCTGATCGACTTCATTCACCTGGCACAGGCCGAAGGGTTTGACTTGGAGGAATCGATCGTCCGCAGCGTGGCCGTCCGCACCCGGCCGATCCTGTTGACCGCCGGCACCACCCTGCTGGCCAATTGGGTGATCACCCTGGACCCGGTGTTTTCCGGATTGGCTTGGGCCATCATCTTTGGCATCCTGACGTCCACCGTGTTCACCTTGGTCGTGATCCCGGCCGCGTACTGGTTGATCTACCGCGGTCCGACAGAGTCCCTACGACCCGACCAGAAATGAGCCGATCTGGCGCATCGAACGTGCGATGGTGCACGATCGAGGCTCACGAATCGCCGTTGACCTGCCGCAACTGCAGCGTGTCGATGATCTTGTCGTCGGCCAACGCGTTGGTGATCACCACCAGCCACTCGCCGGGGCTGCACCAGCCACGCTCTTTCAACCGCCCCAGTGCGTTTTGAATGGTGCGTTCGGGGTCATCGCTAAAGTCCATCAAAAACGGCTCGACGCCCCATGGCAACATCAATTGATGAAAGGTCGACGGGATGTCGGTGAAGGCGTAGATCGGTACTTCTTGCGCCCGCATCGCGCCGAGGACATAGGCCAGGAATCCGCTACGGGTGAACACGACCACGCCGGCCCGGCCGAGTTCTTTGGCCAACACGACCGAGGATCGGAGCATCTTTGCCTTGGGCGTGTGCAACCGAATCCGCCGATTGATTTGTCCATCGACCGAGGGTTCGATGCTTTGAACGATGTTCTTGAGCACCTCGACCGATTCCAGCGGATAGGCCCCCATCGTCGTTTCCCCGGACAACATGATCGCGTCGGCTTGTTCACGGATGGCGTTGGAAACATCCGAGATTTCGGCGCGGGTGGGGATCGGAGACTGGATCATCGATTCCAACAGATGGGTCGCGATGATCACCGGTTTGCCCTGGACCTGACAGGCGTTGACCAATTCGGTTTGCACGAGCGGCAGTTTGTGGTATTCGATCTCGATCCCCAGATCACCGCGAGCGACCATCACGCCGTCGGATTCATGGATGATCTCCTCCATGTTTTCGACACCCGCCTGATCTTCGATTTTGGCGATGATCTTGGCACAACTGGAAAGTTCATCGAGAAACTCTCGAAGCGTCACGATGTCGGCGGCTTGGCGTACGAAGGAGAGCGCGACGAAGTCCAGGCCGGCGGCGACACCGGCACACAAATCGGCTTCGTCTTTTTTCGTCAGCGCGGGTAGATTGATTCGCGTGCCCGGCAGGTTGATGTGACGACGCGAGCCGAGTGTCCCAGGGGTGAGCACTTCCAAGACGACCAAGTGATCGGTCGTTTCCAGAACCTTGGTTCGCAACAGTCCGCTGTCGATCAGCACCGTCGCGCCGACGGCGACGTCAGCCGGCAAGTCGGGATAGTTCACCGAAACGCGGTGCACACCGTCGTCGACGGCATCAAACGGTTGCGTGTGCAATTCCAAGCGGTCACCGACCTTCAATTCGATCGGGGCATCGACCGGGCCGGTCCGCACCTCAGGTCCTTTGACGTCCATCATGATCGCGACGTGACGACCGACGTTTTGCGAGGCTTGTCGAACCCGCGCGATGATCTCTCCGACCCACTGGACGCTGCCGTGGGCCATGTTCAGCCGGATGATGTCGACTCCGGCACGGATCAACGATTCCAACTTTTCGAGTGTCTCGGTTGCCGGACCAATCGTCGCGACGATTTTCGTGTGTCGAAAGGGGCGTTGTGTGTCAGCCATGGTGATGATTTCCATGCGAACCAAGCGTGCTTCGAGACCAACGTCTAGTGTGGCGCTCGGATGACCCGCTGCAACACGGGTTTCAGCGATGGTGAAATCGCTGCCCTGCAGGGGATTTAGGGCGCCATAGATCGGCATTGGAAAACGGGAAATATTACAGGGACCGCGTCGGACGCACCGGGCCACGGTGCCCGTCGTGGCCCGCCGCCGCCGCGATTGTCTATATTGAATCAGTTCGTTTGATCGCACACGCGGCTTCGCACCGGCAGACATCTTTTCTGGGGTTGGTTCAATGAATCATTGGCTTCGCTCGATCGCTGCACTGGTCGCGTTGTCGACGAGTGGATGGGTGGGCTCGGTTTCCTGGGCGCAGTCCGGACCCCAGGCACCTGCCGCCGAGTCTGATTCGCCGGCCCATTCAACCGCGGCGCCGATCACCGATGCGATGACGTTTGATGCGGCGATCGCGGAACTTTCTCACGCAAGGTTCGCGCGGCGGCAAGCGGCCTATCGTTTTCTGATCGAATCTGGCAGCGATGCGATCGCACGCCTGGAGAACACCGCCGGCAGCGCGGATCGAAACGTCGCCGAACGATGCGTGCGGGCACTCGTCGAAATCACCCGTGACAGCGAGTGCACCGAAGCGGCCCTGGCGGCTCTCGATCGGCTGGCCGAAGACGCCTCCAATCCGGTCGCGGATTTGGCCGCATCCGAATCGCGCCGTTTGAAGATGTCCAAGGAAGAGCATGCCATCGAAGCGTTGATCGCTGCCGGCGTGGACGTCCATCGGTCCACCCGCGGAACGGTTTACACCATCCAAATCGCCAGGGACCAGGACCTGTTCTGGCTCAAATTTTTGCCGCAACTTCGCCGGGTCCGTTTGTCGGGCAATGGCATCACCGACGCCGGATTGAAACACCTGTTCGATTGCAACCGACTTTCCGATTTGTCATTCAGTCGCACCGCCGTCACGGACGCCGGATTGGGACAGCTTCGACACCTCCCTTCGCTGTCCGGACTGCACCTCGGTGACGACTCCTTCACCGCCGATGGCATCCGAAAACTCAAGTCGATCCCCGGCCTCACCTCGCTCTCCTGGTTCGCCTCGATCGATCGTGAACGATTGCAGGCCATCGGTGAACTTCAAAACCTGACGAGTTTCAGTTTTTCGACGCAACAGGTCACCGAAGAAACGATCCAGATCATCAATCAATTGTCGCAGCTGACCCATTTGCATTTGACGGCAACCGGGGTGACGGATCTCCAGTGCAGGTATCTGGGACGAATCAAACCCGCCACCAACCTGTCTCTGATGCAGTCGCCCGAATTGACACTCGCCGGCTGGGAACAACTCTGTCGGTTGGACTTGCAAACACTATCGACCTATCAAACCCCGATCACCGACGAAGTGCTCCAACGACTCGGCGACGTCACGTCGTTGAAGTACCTGACGGTGACCGAGGCACCGATCAGCGACGACGGGTTGTTGCACCTGAAGAAACTATCCGAGCTGCGATACGTCAACCTGCGCCGAACCAATGTGACCCAAGAGGGCGCCGATCGATTGAAAAAGCTGCTCCCCAAGCTGCGCACCCTGCGAATCGATTCCCAGGGCTTCGCCGCCGCCGAACCCTACAGCATCACCACCGCGGGCGGCAAAAAGAATGTCCATTTGCGGATCGCTCTGACCGACGCCACGCTCAAAACGCTGGCCCGGGAGAAAGACATCCACACCGTCTACATGAACCGCATCGGCAGCAATGATCAACAGGTCCGCATGATCGCCACGTTGCCGATCAAGGGGCTGGTCATCGATTCCGACGCGGTCACCGACCAGGGCCTTGCCGCGCTGAAGGAACACCCCCACCTTGAACTGCTGACCGTCACCTCCAACCGACTCACCGACGGCTGCAAAGACACACTGCTTGCGATCCCCAAACTGTCCAAGCTCTGGATCCAGAAGGCCACCCTGACCGATGACGGAGTCGGATCGCTGGTCCGAGGGTTTTGCGACAAGCAACAATTGACGTCGCTGACCTTCGGCAATTGCCCTCAGATCACCAACGCAGCCTTCGACGGAATCATCAAACTGACTTCACTAAGCTACTTGGCCTTGCGCGACAACCCGCGGCTCGATTCCGCCGTCTTCCGGCACCTTCACGGGATGGAGGAACTGGTCGAAATCCGTCTGGAAGGAAACACCGTCCGGGCCGACGATCTGAAGCACCTTGGTACGCTGCCCCTCGAACGACTCCATTTGAGCAACTCGACAATCGCCGAGGGGGCGATGGCGGCGCTCGCCGATGCGAGTCCGAAGATCCGACAGTTGGGGTTGGCCAAATCGAATGTGGATGACATCGCCATGGCCTCGATCGGCAAACTCGAACAACTCGAATGGTTGTGGTTGTACGGAACGTCCGTCAGCGACGATGGCTTGACCGAACTGGACGACCTGAACAAGTTGAAACATGTCTATGTGGATGCGAATCACGTCACTGCCAAGGGGCAACAGCGGTTTGAGCAACAACATCCCGATGCGGTTCTGCGACGCTACTAGCCCGGACAGTCGCTTGAGTCGGAATCGCGATTTTTTCCATAATGGCAGTTGGCCCGCCGGCAAAGTTTACCCACAGCTCGGAGCTTTTCTTCGTCATGGGGCGTGTCGTTTCTAGGTGAATTTCGAGCGTATAGCTTCCGATAGCAGACACTAACCCTCTGCTATCGATGGAGCCTGCTTGTGCCGACCCGCCTGACGAGACCTCAGCTGAACCCCACCCCCACCCACGTCAAACGGCGGCAACTGCGCGCTACCGTCGCCGGACTCGCCGCCGGATTGGTCCTCGGTTTGACCGGAGTTGCGGCGGCCGATGGGGCGATTCAGCTGACCGCGCCGTTGAATGCGGCTCCGAATCCTGCGCCCCAGGTCCGTTCGGCGGACACCGCTTGGACACAGCGGCCCGCGACCGACATCTCGTCCGGCAAATCGACCGCGGACAAAGAGCCGACGAAGGCATCGCCACCGCCCGTGAAGACCTCGGCGGAGCTGCCTGCAAAATCCGCCGCGAGGTCGCCGGACCAGCCTTTACTGAAACCGACGCCCGCAACCACCGTTTCAAGCCCCTTGGATCGGTTTCGCGGCGCATTGCCGAAATTGCCGGCGGTGAAACCGGCGACAACATCCGTTCCAACGCCCGGCGAGGTCGAACTGGACAGCGGCAATCCGGACAGCGGCAATCCGGACAGCGGCAATCTGCCCGCGCTACCCTCGGGCAGCCCTTGGCAGGATCGGGCCGCGGGGCATCGTGCCGGCGACTCCACCGCAACTTCACCCACTCGCGTGGCCGACCCGACACCGGACGCATCCAGCCCCGCCATATCAAGTTCGGGCGTATCAAGCGCGGGCGTGGCAGAGGGAGGCTGGGTGGCGCGGGACGCGATCAATCGGATCTCGCCGCTGCGAGACCCGATCGCCGACCAGTCAAACGCCCGATCGACCGAAACCGGTGTGATGAACGAACCGGCGACCGTTGCACCGGAGAACGTTGCGGCGACAAACGATGCGGTGGCAAACGAAGTGATCGCGGACGATGCGTCGACATTGCAATCACAGCGGCCCGTTCAAGATGCGGTGACGAAACCGTCGCAGCGACAATCGATGTCGTTGGACGAGGCCCGATCGGCCGTGGCGGACACGCGTGATGTGGACGACGATGAAACGCCGTTGCTGCCACCGCCATCGACCCGCCAGACCGATCTCGTGGAAACCGAACCGTCGGATCCGCGTGAACCCGAACGTGCGAGCCGAGGGGGCGATCCGCTACCCAAACGCAAGCCGATGTCCAAGATCGTCGAGAGTGCTTCGTCGAGCGAAAAGTCGGACTCGGCGAAACGACACAACGCCGACAAACTAGCTCGAGGAACCGCTGATCAAGACACCGCTTCCGAGTCCGTCTCGATCGGGGACCTGTCGGCGTCCGAGGACGCACCGACGCTGGACTACACCGGTCGCCCGGCGGCGGAAATCACCCCGACGCGAACGGTGGCCAACATGCGTCGCGGGATCGAACGCATCCTGACGTATTTCTATGAACGGCCCGAGATCGCCAACGGACGCAGCAATTGGGGCATGATGCACTCGATGATGGTGTTCGGTGCCGACACGCGGTTGGCCGTCGGACGTCAACACTACAGCACGATCGCCTGGATCGCTGGCAACAATAATTGTCGCGGGCAACGCCTGTTGACCCATGATGCCAACGGAATCCAGGCCAAGAGCGGAGTCGGGTTGCAAGGCCACCAGGGACAGTTTCTGGCGGTGTTGGGCATGTGCAACGTTCCCACCGACTATCCGCTGTATGCCGGCAAAGTTAAATACGACGTCGCGGCATTGATCGAGTCGGAGAAACGGGCCTGCAAGGCGGGCGAAGAACTG containing:
- the pyk gene encoding pyruvate kinase — translated: MADTQRPFRHTKIVATIGPATETLEKLESLIRAGVDIIRLNMAHGSVQWVGEIIARVRQASQNVGRHVAIMMDVKGPEVRTGPVDAPIELKVGDRLELHTQPFDAVDDGVHRVSVNYPDLPADVAVGATVLIDSGLLRTKVLETTDHLVVLEVLTPGTLGSRRHINLPGTRINLPALTKKDEADLCAGVAAGLDFVALSFVRQAADIVTLREFLDELSSCAKIIAKIEDQAGVENMEEIIHESDGVMVARGDLGIEIEYHKLPLVQTELVNACQVQGKPVIIATHLLESMIQSPIPTRAEISDVSNAIREQADAIMLSGETTMGAYPLESVEVLKNIVQSIEPSVDGQINRRIRLHTPKAKMLRSSVVLAKELGRAGVVVFTRSGFLAYVLGAMRAQEVPIYAFTDIPSTFHQLMLPWGVEPFLMDFSDDPERTIQNALGRLKERGWCSPGEWLVVITNALADDKIIDTLQLRQVNGDS
- a CDS encoding leucine-rich repeat domain-containing protein, translating into MNHWLRSIAALVALSTSGWVGSVSWAQSGPQAPAAESDSPAHSTAAPITDAMTFDAAIAELSHARFARRQAAYRFLIESGSDAIARLENTAGSADRNVAERCVRALVEITRDSECTEAALAALDRLAEDASNPVADLAASESRRLKMSKEEHAIEALIAAGVDVHRSTRGTVYTIQIARDQDLFWLKFLPQLRRVRLSGNGITDAGLKHLFDCNRLSDLSFSRTAVTDAGLGQLRHLPSLSGLHLGDDSFTADGIRKLKSIPGLTSLSWFASIDRERLQAIGELQNLTSFSFSTQQVTEETIQIINQLSQLTHLHLTATGVTDLQCRYLGRIKPATNLSLMQSPELTLAGWEQLCRLDLQTLSTYQTPITDEVLQRLGDVTSLKYLTVTEAPISDDGLLHLKKLSELRYVNLRRTNVTQEGADRLKKLLPKLRTLRIDSQGFAAAEPYSITTAGGKKNVHLRIALTDATLKTLAREKDIHTVYMNRIGSNDQQVRMIATLPIKGLVIDSDAVTDQGLAALKEHPHLELLTVTSNRLTDGCKDTLLAIPKLSKLWIQKATLTDDGVGSLVRGFCDKQQLTSLTFGNCPQITNAAFDGIIKLTSLSYLALRDNPRLDSAVFRHLHGMEELVEIRLEGNTVRADDLKHLGTLPLERLHLSNSTIAEGAMAALADASPKIRQLGLAKSNVDDIAMASIGKLEQLEWLWLYGTSVSDDGLTELDDLNKLKHVYVDANHVTAKGQQRFEQQHPDAVLRRY